From Camelus dromedarius isolate mCamDro1 chromosome X, mCamDro1.pat, whole genome shotgun sequence, one genomic window encodes:
- the FUNDC1 gene encoding FUN14 domain-containing protein 1 — protein MATRNPPPQEYESDDDSYEVLDLTEYARRHHWWSRVFGHSSGPMVEKYSVATQIVMGGVSGWCAGFLFQKVGKLAATAVGGGFLLLQIASHSGYVQIDWKRVEKDVNKAKRQIKKRANKAAPEINNIIEEATEFVKRNIVISSGFVGGFLLGLAS, from the exons ATGGCGACCCGGAACCCCCCTCCCCAAG AATATGAAAGTGATGATGATTCTTATGAAGTGTTGGATTTAACTGAGTATGCAAGAAGACACCACTGGTGGAGTCGAGTGTTTGGCCACAGTTCCGGACCTATGGTAGAGAAATACTCAGTGGCTACCCAGATTGTAATGGGTGGAGTGAGTGGCTG GTGTGCGGGATTTTTGTTCCAGAAAGTTGGAAAACTTGCAGCAACCGCAGTAGGTGGTGGCTTTCTTCTCCTTCAG ATTGCCAGTCACAGTGGCTATGTGCAGATCGACTGGAAGAGAGTTGAAAAAGAtgtaaacaaagcaaaaagacagatTAAGAAACGAGCAAATAAGGCAGCACCTGAAATCAACAATATAATTGAAGAA GCGACAGAGTTTGTCAAACGGAACATCGTGATATCCAGTGGATTTGTGGGAGGCTTTTTGCTAGGCCTTGCATCCTAA